A single window of Rhodamnia argentea isolate NSW1041297 chromosome 5, ASM2092103v1, whole genome shotgun sequence DNA harbors:
- the LOC115739940 gene encoding uncharacterized protein LOC115739940 produces MFDYWKKCLIQVRLVDQALAEAMQVRSTPEEWKSRGFKLLREATYLMATMCFERARYDYGEKLAKVSAFKADADLKHVLSPQEASHLRRQAAEIYEAIGVADSAVECFYMLKEYEKAAVSRLPKKEEV; encoded by the exons ATGTTTGACTACTGGAAGAAGTGCCTCATTCAAGTGAGGTTGGTAGATCAGGCCCTTGCAGAGGCAATGCAGGTCAGGAGCACTCCAGAGGAGTGGAAGTCACGAGGTTTTAAG CTCTTACGTGAGGCTACCTACCTGATGGCAACAATGTGCTTTGAGCGAGCAAGGTACGATTACGGGGAGAAATTGGCTAAGGTCTCTGCTTTCAAAGCAGATGCAGATCTCAAGCATGTTTTAAGTCCACAAGAGGCTTCTCACCTTCGAAGGCAGGCTGCTGAGATTTATGAAGCAATTGGAGTGGCAGACTCTGCAGTGGAGTGTTTCTACATGTTGAAGGAATATGAGAAAGCAG CTGTGTCAAGGCTGCCTAAGAAAGAGGaagtttga